In Setaria italica strain Yugu1 chromosome IX, Setaria_italica_v2.0, whole genome shotgun sequence, the genomic stretch GCACACCGACGGCAAAGCAGGGAGCCACCGAGCCAGGCATCCCACTAGGCGATCGAAGCAGGTTTCCCAGCACGGAAAATTATTAGAGATTATATAGCTGTATACATTTCGCACGGACACACTGTCTTAAATCACTTATTCCCAGCACGATCGACGAGTGTGCAATCAAAAAAAGAATACAACACGGTTTCCCTTCCCTCTCCAGCTCtcctcctgagtcctgacagATATAACCACTGAACTCTACCGACGAATCGAATTGCGCCCACAGCCACGCACGCACGTTGCTTCTGTACACGAACGAATGCAAGTCCAAGCCAATAAGCCATCCCTCTCAACTGGGATCGTGTCTGATATCTGGTGTTAGGGGAATTGACGTTTCATGTGGACCCGGAGCTGAGGCTTCTGGTCAGCTCTGGCTCCTCCGCCGGTTTCCTCACGCTTCCTTCGGCGGCGTCTTCGTCATGTTGCTGCTCTTGCTCCTGTTCCTGCTCCTGGTGATCCTGATCCTCTCCTTCAGGTGAATCTGTGCGCAAAAGTCGATGAGCCTTCTTAGAACTGAAGAAAATATCGCTGGAAGAACATTTGAAGTAGCGCAGACACAGAGGATGGACGCTATGGAAAACTGATTTGGCGGATAGAGTCAACATACCAAAGAGAGATTTGACGCTTGGTCTCTttgccttctccttcttcttcagctCGGCTGTGCAGGAGGGCAAGATGTATTAGTTGAAAAACACAAGAACATCACATGGTCTTAATGAAAACTTTGCTATGCTCTTAGATCCTCCTTTCTCTCCCAAATTGAAGAGAAACTTTGTGGCTTGTCACCTAAACTGACTAcccatatgaaaaaagaaactgGAAAGTACAGCACCCATGCCGGGGACGTCATGATCATTCACAAGTTCAAAGTTCTTGTAGGTGTAGCCCACGAAATTCAAATCCTTTGAAGAAAGCATCTGGAAGAATATCACAGAAATCAGAATGGCATTTACAGTGTTGTCTAGAATTAAGAAGTGGTTGGTAGTTCAGGGAAATTTGAAAGGTACGTCTTTTTCCCCAAAATTTCTCGTCATTTTCATCCCACAGAAAGATCTCTTCATCTATATTAATTAATTGCACAATGCTAGCAGCAGACATGCTCACAATATGTAAAGGTACAATTACCTTTCTCCAAGGGCCTGCCTTTGCTGAACACTGAACATTATCTGAGGACTGTGAATACACGGCACAAAGATaagttatttcatatttatactAACTTCTGGTAACTGTGGAGCATGTTTCTTTCTGAATAGCAACAATTACCTCTTCAAATTTCTCAAAGTTCTGGGTGTCCAACTCATCTGTGACTTGAGGCAGATACGCAGCTTCTATCTCGTATAGTTTGTCCCATTCTACTTCACTAAACCAGGGGTGTTCCTAAATTTACACATACAAAGTACTTTGAGCAACAATTCAGTACTATCAAATATTACTTTGTCAAATAATTTGTTTTGGGGCATGTTGGCATACTTAACAAACACATAACAACCTTTATTTCCTCTGCACCTTTTGTACCGATGCGTTGGTCGACATTGCATAGTAGTTTACTTATAAGATCTTTTGCATCTGCTGTTAGGCTCGCTTCTTCAGGAAATTTCAAATGTGTTCTCCAGTTCACTATCTGTTTTAGCATATACAGGCATGACGTAAATAAAGACATATGAACACACTAGAGATAATAACTACAGTTAGGAATCAGTTGATTTGGAAGATGAACATGCTCTAATCAATGGAATGAACATGAATTATTCATAACTAAAAGCCTAAAACACATTACCTTTCTACAAGTTGTCATGGGCTCATCTGAATAAAATGGAGGATAGCCCACTAGCATCTCATACATGATAGCACCAAGAGACCACctagaaataattttttttcctttaaccaCAAACTCAATAGGTCTAATAGCAAAAATGATACTTCAAGTGATGCTTAGTGCTTACCAATCACACTCCATCCCATACCCTTTCTTCAGAAGAACTTCTGGAGCAATGTAGTCTGGTGTACCAACAGTTGAATATGCCTGCAATCATATAATCGCTTGTCAACAGTTGGAAATAAATTATTGAATAAGGTATTACCAAACAGATGATGATTGATGGCACTGGAATCAACAGGTAAATTGTGGTGGATACTAATTATGAATGCCAGTGTTAGTTACGGACCAAAGTTCTTCTATTCTTTTGCCAGTGCTCCAACTGTTCTTGCTGCGAGCGCTTTGGCATCGACTGTTGTTTCCCATCCCCTTGCGTCGATGATGATTTTGTAGGTGTAACATCCTTTTCATTCAGGTCTGGGAAGTTGGAATAGTCTAGCGGTTTGCACAACCCAAAATCTGACAATCTCAAGTGACCATGCTTATCCAGTAGCAGGTTATCAGGCTTGATATCTCTGAAAATTCAGGTACTTAACTCATCAGAACACCACATCAGCAGCGATACTGAACCCGGTTGCCCTTGCTCCGTACCTGTGGATGTAGTTGTGCTTGTGGATCGCTTCGATCGCAAGAACTGTCTCACCAACATAGAACCTAGCCTCATCTTCAGTCAATGTGTCTTTCCTCATGAGCAGTGTCATCATGTCACCTCCAGGGAGGTACTCCATGATTAGATACAGATACTCACTGTCCTGGAATGAGCAGTATAGTTTGACAATGCAGTGGTGATCCACTTCAGCGAGAAGATTTCTTTCAGCTCTAACATGCTCAACCTATGCACAAAATATAAAAATGTCCTGAAAAATCACTCAGAGAAGGAACATTAGGTATAAACATGAATTCAGAACTTCATCGGAAAATAGCTGTACCTGACCTCGGCGAAGCATTTCCGACTTTTTAAGCTTCTTCATTGCATAGACATTTCCTGTGGTCTTCTCTCTGCAGACTCTGACCTAGAAGAAAACCATTGCATTAACCGAAAACATTTGAATAAAATAGAGATAATGGGATACAGAATGGTCGCATATTTGCGTATAGGTTTACCTCACCAAATGCTCCCTTGCCTATCATTGTTAACATGTCAAAATCGTCGACGCTCATTTTATGCCTTTGCAAACGCATGTACTCCGTCTCTTTCTTCTCAAATTGCTTCAAGATGTTGTTCACCTCCTCTTCGGACACATTAGCATCTGCTAATTGCTTTTCTAGACTACACCGTCTGCATGGCAACGATGCCAAAAGTTGAGATATCATCAGCAATGTTTTGAGGAAGAACTTAGTGATGTATGTATAACCATGACCAGAACAAACGAATTTCATTACGCGAAGGCTTATGGAAAGAAATTTGCCATAATAATACATCATACATTGGTCTTTGGGATGGAATTTGATAACAAACCATTATAGAAACTCTTGTCTGGTTATTTTCTCTTTGTTTTTGGAACAATCTATTTTCTCTTATGCTATCAGGCAGTCCATACGTTGTATGACAGTTGATTCAACTGCAATTGTTACTTATTGATGCTGAAATTGGTTAATAAATGGACTAAATGACAGATAAAATTAAATTGCTTAGGGATGCAGAAATAATGTAATAAGTAAACTTGTTGACAGAAAAAATTACATAGTCGGACAATTTCACAGATCCTTACCTTTCTTTCCTGTCCTGCAGATGCTTCATTTGCTCCTTGTAATGTTTCTCAATGTACTGCTTGGCAGCGGCAACCCTCTGCTTGGTTGCACTGGATGGCGCATCATCGCCCGATTCCTTGCCATTGGGAGGTAATTCTTTCTTCTTGCAAATGGATTTTTCCCTCGTTTGGAGCTTGGTGAACCAGCTTCTCGCTGAATCCATTACAAGTAACAGAAGAAAGGAATCAACTGCTGCAACTACGATCCCAACTAATTGTGTAAGCCTATACACAACTGTCCGTGCAGAAACTGCATCTGAGAAGCAATCTTAGTTGAAGTACAAATTCAGTGTGATCTACAAGTGCAAATCCGAAGAAAGGAGAATATTAGAATTTTTATGTGCAGTGCTGCAAAGTAAAGGGGAAATTTTgatctaaaatttagctccatCAGCGTCAAAAAATAGTCATTAAATTTTTAGGCAGGCGAGACAGGTGGTGGAAGAGAAGCGAGGACGGAGGCGACAAAAAAGGATATGCTAAAAATGCTCGCGCATCCGCACAAGATGAATGGTTTTGGTTGAGAGAAGAGTCGAGGAGAGAGACTTCGAGTATCAGCAAACCTCACAGCCGATAATTGGCAAAGTTGCTTATCATCGGAGTAATGGAGCGTGCTTTGGTTAATTTCTGGAACGGATTTCAATCAGAGGGGTGCTTATGTTTTTTCTTTAGAAATATACTTGGATGAGCCCGTCGACATAAGATCATAAAATTCCATTCTGACGAACAGCTCCTATCACGGCAGGTACACTCCTGAACGTTGGAATGACGTGCGCAGCGTAGCGATAACCTGAAACTTGGATTTGCACAAGGCAGAGCCTAGATTCTGGACCGGAACTTGGTGAACACTAACAAAAAAAGTCTTTGCCGAATTTGAACAGTATTATCAATCTTTCACCACAAAATACACATCGAGGTCAACATGATTCTGGTTCTTTGGGGTTGTGAAACACGACATGAATATGACAAACAACAAGGGAGGCTGTATTTATATTCAGGACATCTGAGCACCCTTGGTACATTCATGTGGTGAGATGGGTAACAATTCTGGGAACTGTTTTATTTCTTGATTAACAACTGGAACGCTGATCAGTCATTTTAACCATTTAATTTTGGAAGGGTAGAGGCTTCCAATATGTCGGATCCAAGTCCTGTTCAGTACTTCAGTTACCCACTCCTCTTTTCAGATGAAACAATGTCAACAGGAGATCGTGCATCCATCATCAGAATGCCGCCCATCCAGCTCCCGTGCTCTTTGTTTGCCCAGGTTCGGCTGATGAAGGTAGGTTTTGCTGCGTATCACATATGGTTGAAGTGTAAGTGCATCTGCAGTTAAGTAAAATAACCATAAAACAAAGCCCCCCAAATTTACTCTTAAGACACCTGgaagtttttttttgcattcTTATTCAGATGAACGGAGAATATCTGGCATTCTTTTTTGTTTGCTACCCTTACTTGACAAGTCACAGAAAAGGGGGCGCACCAAGAAATTAAATAACCAAATCTAACAGAatacttttcttttttactttgaGGATGGAGGTTTGCTTTATCAATTATCATAAAGCGTGAATCGTAAAATGGATAGCTTTTATCTTGTCTTACTATCAACTAGTGTGCATGAGCTGCTACATATCTTCTTAGTAGTTCTCCGTTGTGGATAACAATACTTCAAGTGAAAGGCACCAAATAGAAAACCTCACCTTTATAGCAGAAAGATCTGAAAATGGATCATTATTTCTCTTGGTGGATTCTTTTGGGGCCCTGATTCCTGCATTAGGTCCAGAATTCATCCTTGCAGCTGCAGGGTCATTAGGTGGAGGTGGAAGAGGAGACCGAAGCTTTCCAGCTGCTCCTGGTGGCGGCGCAAGAAGCATGCTTGTCTTGGGTTTTGCAGCGGCTCCTCCAGATAAACCGGCAGATGTAAGCATGCCACTTCCAGTTGATGGCTTGTTTTTTACATTTATCCTAATGGTTTCACCTTCCTAAAACAAAAGGAACACCGTTAAAACCCATGCAAATACCACATATAATTCATCATGGACACACTGACAGATACAATAGAGGGACACTTGGATGCTCTTGTGCAACACTAGTAATGCACCAATGACAATGATACGATACCTTCTGTTACATTCTCATCATTATCATGCACTACGGGGAATTTACAACACAAACTACAAAAGGAGCAACGTTCTTTGTTGTTGAGTACTACCACACAACATTGGTAGATTGACTAACTAATAAATCAGCAAAAGTACATAACATAGCCTTTGTTTACGCGTGTGTTCCAAAACAACAAACTGTATTTCTTTCCCCTTTTAcactatatttttttatttggagTTGTAAACCATGGATGGGATTTTTGCCTGCTTGACATCACATTGAGGATCTT encodes the following:
- the LOC101765533 gene encoding serine/threonine-protein kinase CBK1 — translated: MEYLPGGDMMTLLMRKDTLTEDEARFYVGETVLAIEAIHKHNYIHRDIKPDNLLLDKHGHLRLSDFGLCKPLDYSNFPDLNEKDVTPTKSSSTQGDGKQQSMPKRSQQEQLEHWQKNRRTLAYSTVGTPDYIAPEVLLKKGYGMECDWWSLGAIMYEMLVGYPPFYSDEPMTTCRKIVNWRTHLKFPEEASLTADAKDLISKLLCNVDQRIGTKGAEEIKEHPWFSEVEWDKLYEIEAAYLPQVTDELDTQNFEKFEESSDNVQCSAKAGPWRKMLSSKDLNFVGYTYKNFELVNDHDVPGMAELKKKEKAKRPSVKSLFDSPEGEDQDHQEQEQEQEQQHDEDAAEGSVRKPAEEPELTRSLSSGST